Proteins co-encoded in one Dysgonomonadaceae bacterium PH5-43 genomic window:
- a CDS encoding AraC family transcriptional regulator (product_source=KO:K13652; cath_funfam=3.20.80.10; cog=COG3449; ko=KO:K13652; pfam=PF06445; smart=SM00871; superfamily=55136), which produces MTPSQFSKADKPVYSQNGKLFSKNEQMLRKNLKSDIGENADLCIVESNQFYFMKANIEVKEMPEMKAVYVRHIGAFNQIGQAYEKLFKWAYPRGLYTPNVSKSASVTHDDPSVTELEKVRQSACIIIEEDVKVDGEIGKLTIPGGKYAVGHFELGFADFEKAWNSMCNWFVESGYQQGDGCTYELYHNDYTTHPEQKHIVDICIPVKPL; this is translated from the coding sequence ATGACGCCCAGTCAGTTCAGCAAAGCCGATAAACCCGTCTATTCGCAAAACGGGAAGCTGTTTAGCAAGAATGAACAAATGCTCCGCAAGAATTTGAAAAGCGATATAGGCGAGAACGCCGACCTTTGTATCGTCGAATCAAATCAATTTTATTTTATGAAAGCAAACATTGAAGTAAAGGAAATGCCTGAAATGAAGGCAGTGTATGTGCGCCACATCGGAGCATTCAATCAAATCGGTCAGGCTTACGAAAAGCTATTCAAATGGGCATACCCCCGTGGGTTGTACACCCCAAATGTATCGAAGTCCGCATCCGTAACCCACGATGACCCTTCAGTAACCGAACTGGAGAAAGTCCGCCAAAGCGCCTGTATCATTATCGAAGAAGACGTGAAAGTAGACGGCGAAATCGGCAAACTCACCATTCCCGGCGGGAAGTATGCCGTCGGACACTTTGAACTGGGCTTTGCCGACTTTGAGAAAGCATGGAACTCCATGTGCAACTGGTTTGTAGAAAGCGGCTATCAACAAGGCGACGGTTGTACCTACGAACTCTATCACAACGACTACACCACGCATCCCGAGCAGAAGCATATCGTAGATATCTGCATCCCGGTGAAGCCCTTGTAG
- a CDS encoding AraC-like DNA-binding protein (product_source=COG2207; cath_funfam=1.10.10.60; cog=COG2207; pfam=PF12833; smart=SM00342; superfamily=46689): MYKEFPPDLRLQHLIETYWVTDGLIENTFTHRILPDGCVDIIFDFGSNQPSAGLPMLVGTMTSLLEISYQPGRVQMMGIRFAPAGITAFTRMPVSMITNQNIELPLSETLFDNSFYERLPDMECMQERIRYINTYFLARMHKLYLPDRQISYAVSLIQSNNGHVSVSKIAGEVCLSERQFERKFKTTIGISPKVFSNIMRFRSVRRYMETHPDESMYEIAIACGYHDHSHMNKEFQRLGSFSPSEHMV; this comes from the coding sequence ATGTACAAAGAATTCCCACCCGACCTGCGCCTACAGCACTTGATAGAAACCTATTGGGTTACCGATGGGCTGATTGAGAATACGTTTACACACCGTATTCTCCCCGACGGTTGTGTGGATATTATCTTCGATTTCGGAAGCAATCAACCTTCAGCCGGCTTGCCTATGCTTGTCGGTACCATGACCTCTTTATTGGAAATTTCCTATCAGCCGGGGCGGGTGCAAATGATGGGAATCCGCTTTGCTCCGGCAGGAATCACCGCATTCACCCGTATGCCCGTCTCCATGATTACCAACCAAAACATAGAACTTCCGCTCAGCGAAACGCTGTTTGATAACAGTTTCTATGAGCGATTGCCCGACATGGAGTGTATGCAAGAACGTATCAGGTATATCAACACCTATTTCCTGGCGCGTATGCACAAGTTATATCTGCCCGACAGGCAAATCAGCTATGCCGTTTCTCTTATTCAAAGTAATAACGGACATGTATCTGTCAGCAAAATAGCCGGTGAGGTCTGCCTGTCGGAACGGCAATTCGAGCGCAAATTCAAAACGACCATCGGTATATCTCCCAAAGTATTCAGTAACATCATGCGTTTCCGGTCTGTCCGCCGTTATATGGAAACCCATCCGGATGAAAGCATGTACGAAATAGCCATTGCCTGCGGTTATCACGATCATTCACACATGAATAAAGAGTTTCAGCGATTGGGAAGTTTCTCTCCATCGGAACACATGGTGTAG
- a CDS encoding transcriptional regulator GlxA family with amidase domain (product_source=COG4977; cath_funfam=1.10.10.60; cog=COG4977; pfam=PF00165; superfamily=46689) — MNIQENSRLEYRARINRVMDYIDQHLDKPLELKSIADVANFSPFHFHRIFSFLIGETPIDYIKRLRVEKAA; from the coding sequence ATGAACATACAAGAAAATAGCCGCTTAGAATACCGTGCACGTATCAACCGGGTAATGGATTATATCGACCAACACCTCGACAAGCCGTTGGAGTTAAAAAGCATCGCCGACGTTGCCAACTTCTCCCCATTTCACTTTCACCGGATTTTCTCTTTCCTGATTGGCGAAACGCCCATCGACTACATCAAACGCCTGCGGGTGGAGAAAGCCGCCTGA
- a CDS encoding AraC-like DNA-binding protein (product_source=COG2207; cath_funfam=1.10.10.60; cog=COG2207; pfam=PF12833; smart=SM00342; superfamily=46689,47616), whose translation MEEFRIIQPSPLLAPYIKNYWLLKTACDSPALARTVPMGMMNLIFHRGNRLLSIHDNELHPRAFLSGQEKTFADLEYTGQVNMISIVFRPVGVKAFFDLPMNKINNLRVTAGDLEDKELAALEQSLASTEDDQLCILLIEQFLLKRLRRLAEYNLKRIETTIQLINAGQTDISLLANTVCLSTKQFQRIFSEHVGSNPKEFSRTVRFQRALHKLETYPQIPFTTLAYDCGYFDQSHLIKDFKALSGYTPSEYLVACPPHSDYFS comes from the coding sequence ATGGAAGAATTTCGAATCATACAGCCCTCGCCACTGCTTGCACCATACATAAAGAATTACTGGCTACTGAAAACAGCTTGTGATTCTCCTGCATTGGCACGGACAGTTCCTATGGGTATGATGAATCTGATATTCCATCGAGGTAACCGTCTGTTGTCTATTCATGATAACGAACTTCATCCCCGTGCATTTCTTAGTGGACAAGAAAAAACGTTTGCTGATCTCGAATACACCGGACAGGTGAATATGATCTCCATTGTCTTCCGTCCGGTGGGTGTCAAGGCTTTCTTCGATTTGCCGATGAATAAAATCAATAACCTGCGTGTAACAGCCGGGGATTTGGAAGACAAAGAACTGGCAGCATTGGAACAGTCTCTTGCAAGCACTGAAGATGACCAATTATGTATCCTTCTGATTGAACAATTTTTGTTGAAACGCCTTCGTCGTTTGGCAGAGTATAATCTGAAACGAATAGAGACAACCATTCAACTAATCAATGCCGGACAGACCGACATTTCATTACTTGCCAACACAGTTTGCCTGAGTACCAAACAATTTCAGCGTATCTTCTCAGAGCATGTAGGCTCCAATCCTAAAGAGTTCTCCCGAACAGTCCGTTTCCAACGGGCATTGCATAAGCTTGAAACCTATCCACAAATCCCCTTTACAACCCTTGCATACGATTGTGGCTACTTCGATCAATCACACCTGATTAAAGACTTCAAAGCCCTTTCCGGCTATACACCGAGCGAGTATCTTGTCGCCTGTCCGCCTCACTCCGATTACTTCAGCTAA
- a CDS encoding RimJ/RimL family protein N-acetyltransferase/ketosteroid isomerase-like protein (product_source=COG1670/COG4319; cath_funfam=3.10.450.50,3.40.630.30; cog=COG1670,COG4319; pfam=PF13523,PF14534; superfamily=54427,55729): protein MSIDKSHIALKPLLKEDIPLFETWLNKDYIYKWLCPDGEEQWSAWLEEVNNKDGKYNFLTHFIIYHNDRKIGYCLYADCFYLKDIEEEGHDFKDLYGDVTEKNHTFEIGYLIGEEEYLNKGISKIVIQQLEERIIALGGREIAADPSEENTFSIKALLSNGFMKKKDGDYRKAVLEDTKATIIALEKQALALWNNGNPDGFLDLTSEDVVYIDPAFERKLEGKKALEDYYNTVRGKIKIDQYEKINPTVQLSADMAVLTYNYTVQRDALTFKMSCTEVYQLNTSNQWKIIHTHWSFVQ, encoded by the coding sequence ATGTCTATAGATAAAAGTCATATTGCATTAAAGCCTCTACTTAAAGAAGACATCCCTCTATTTGAGACATGGTTGAACAAAGACTATATCTATAAATGGCTATGTCCCGATGGAGAGGAACAATGGTCGGCTTGGTTAGAAGAAGTCAATAACAAAGACGGTAAGTACAATTTCCTAACCCACTTTATTATCTACCACAACGACCGTAAAATCGGATATTGCCTCTATGCCGACTGCTTCTATTTGAAAGACATTGAAGAGGAAGGACATGATTTCAAAGACTTGTATGGAGACGTAACAGAGAAAAATCATACCTTTGAAATCGGTTACCTGATTGGCGAAGAGGAGTACTTGAATAAAGGCATCAGCAAAATCGTTATTCAGCAGTTAGAAGAAAGAATTATTGCATTGGGCGGACGAGAAATAGCGGCAGACCCTTCTGAAGAAAATACTTTCTCCATAAAGGCGCTATTAAGTAATGGATTTATGAAAAAGAAAGACGGAGATTATAGAAAGGCTGTTTTGGAAGATACAAAGGCAACGATCATTGCCTTAGAAAAGCAAGCATTAGCGCTCTGGAACAATGGAAATCCCGATGGGTTTTTAGATTTAACATCTGAGGACGTTGTGTATATCGACCCTGCCTTCGAACGCAAACTGGAAGGCAAGAAAGCTCTGGAAGATTATTACAACACGGTCAGAGGTAAGATTAAAATCGACCAGTACGAAAAGATAAACCCAACCGTGCAACTATCGGCAGACATGGCAGTGCTGACATACAATTATACCGTTCAAAGAGATGCCCTAACATTCAAAATGAGTTGTACGGAAGTCTATCAATTGAATACTTCTAATCAGTGGAAAATCATACATACCCATTGGTCCTTTGTACAGTAA
- a CDS encoding catechol 2,3-dioxygenase-like lactoylglutathione lyase family enzyme (product_source=COG0346; cath_funfam=3.10.180.10; cog=COG0346; pfam=PF12681; superfamily=54593) has protein sequence MKFSNVRLLVKDYRKCFNFYTEQLGLEAAWDIGECYASFKVADGIEGLALFTSDYMAPAVGNADKTQPTGYREKSMISFEVDNVDETYQAFLAKGLKFINEPTDMPGWGMRVVHLYDPEENLIELFTPLK, from the coding sequence ATGAAATTCAGCAACGTAAGACTATTAGTCAAAGACTATCGCAAATGTTTCAATTTTTACACCGAGCAGCTTGGTTTGGAAGCCGCCTGGGATATCGGAGAATGTTATGCCAGCTTTAAAGTAGCCGACGGCATAGAAGGCCTTGCCTTGTTCACCTCCGACTATATGGCTCCTGCTGTTGGCAATGCCGACAAAACTCAACCCACAGGTTATCGTGAGAAGTCCATGATCTCCTTTGAAGTCGATAATGTAGACGAGACCTATCAGGCGTTTCTGGCAAAAGGACTTAAATTTATCAACGAACCCACGGATATGCCCGGCTGGGGAATGCGTGTTGTGCACTTGTATGACCCGGAAGAGAACCTGATAGAGTTGTTTACTCCACTGAAATAA
- a CDS encoding putative enzyme related to lactoylglutathione lyase (product_source=COG3324; cath_funfam=3.10.180.10; cog=COG3324; pfam=PF00903; superfamily=54593) encodes MDYQTLSPNIGVKSVDETVQFYTETLGFNLIMSVPAPTGGLQWAMVANGGATLMFQGMGNLTEEYPQLAGRPVLGAMTFYVKMKGMQTLYEKLQGTESIAKEMHKTFYGADEFAIFDNNGHILTITEDTVEPTAIKNYDNYFLPANNYQESVHFYAEVLGLEKKFEFAEQGMVAFKVGNEEPAIILKDKAKMPNTIPAIWIEVEDAKAIYEKMKAKGVVFLSEPFKILTGWAVELSDPSGNRLGFTDYKRD; translated from the coding sequence ATGGACTATCAAACTCTATCTCCCAATATCGGCGTAAAGAGCGTCGATGAAACAGTACAGTTTTATACCGAAACATTAGGTTTCAATCTGATTATGAGTGTCCCCGCTCCAACCGGAGGCTTGCAATGGGCAATGGTTGCTAATGGCGGAGCAACGCTTATGTTTCAGGGAATGGGTAACCTAACCGAAGAATACCCGCAATTAGCCGGTCGTCCGGTGTTGGGCGCAATGACCTTTTATGTAAAGATGAAAGGCATGCAAACATTATACGAAAAGCTTCAGGGAACAGAATCTATTGCCAAAGAAATGCATAAAACATTCTATGGAGCAGACGAGTTTGCCATCTTCGATAACAATGGACATATCCTGACAATAACAGAAGATACAGTAGAGCCAACAGCAATCAAGAATTACGATAACTACTTCCTGCCAGCTAACAATTATCAGGAAAGCGTACATTTCTATGCCGAAGTATTGGGATTGGAAAAGAAGTTTGAGTTTGCAGAACAAGGCATGGTTGCCTTCAAGGTCGGTAACGAAGAGCCGGCAATCATCTTGAAAGACAAAGCCAAGATGCCGAACACGATACCTGCCATTTGGATAGAGGTTGAAGATGCCAAAGCGATTTACGAAAAGATGAAAGCCAAAGGCGTTGTCTTTCTATCCGAACCGTTTAAGATACTAACAGGTTGGGCGGTAGAATTAAGCGATCCTTCGGGGAACAGATTAGGATTTACAGACTATAAAAGAGATTAA